The Cohnella abietis genome has a segment encoding these proteins:
- a CDS encoding GNAT family N-acetyltransferase has translation MNPITIRKAKTDDVIELSELFYEFIGVGSDLTAMKIQIEITSNNPNYYVAVACDGNRVVGTAMGIVCYDLVGNCNPFMLAENVVVSSEYQGRGIGKLLMQALEDFGQMNQCNYVILVSGSKRETAHKFYESIGYSPDHKGFKKRLKQQI, from the coding sequence TTGAATCCAATAACGATTAGAAAAGCAAAAACTGATGATGTTATTGAGCTTTCCGAATTGTTCTATGAATTTATTGGAGTAGGATCGGATTTAACTGCTATGAAAATCCAAATTGAAATAACATCTAATAACCCCAATTATTATGTTGCAGTTGCGTGTGATGGGAATAGAGTTGTCGGGACAGCAATGGGCATAGTTTGCTATGATTTAGTTGGAAATTGCAATCCATTTATGTTGGCTGAGAACGTGGTTGTTTCCTCTGAGTATCAGGGCCGAGGTATAGGGAAGTTACTGATGCAGGCTCTTGAAGACTTTGGACAAATGAATCAATGTAATTATGTCATTCTTGTATCGGGAAGCAAGCGCGAAACAGCTCATAAATTTTATGAGTCAATTGGTTATTCTCCGGACCATAAAGGATTCAAAAAACGTTTGAAGCAGCAAATATAA
- a CDS encoding MORN repeat-containing protein, whose amino-acid sequence MNSEQTTHRLLYPDGRTKYEGGWNNNQENGFGRLYYDNGSLNYEGQWLNGRMQGSGKWYRPNGKLQYEGLFLDNLPHGEIIEYRETGNRLYMGTIERGVLNGHGTIFYDTGVICYEGMFSNGLMNGIGKSYDRSGKLVYEGPYRNGKINSSGAKIKRIFSVLVILFVVIALGYKFYPDIQGVLGQGESHKAIRAAKKIMEKNLDSPSSAKWVSSDIVDQSDPYYMIHLVVEAKNSYGVTVKTSALVSVTMGSGNEFTYNQLTSISESSDPPQDFEILIMKQFNQWPGFVSLKNDRNVKDGTAFKDSEANKASEESDVGVLVPDVKKAAEEKSSIPLQDSLVRGGGGSLAMVDWQRFDDPDVVLPLTFGNTELELVIGMDHPNGMKKLIRNPQDGTIRTLDNDFSGSGFDDYGTLMDDYRVQAGTYDFDGDGVDELWIASGNLISEATITVYAYKEAKNLKNDVPFEEKLVAKGQIAFIFENNQVQVPIGSAGVDHGYVYKNNKFTEVVY is encoded by the coding sequence ATGAATTCTGAGCAGACAACACACCGCCTCTTATATCCAGATGGAAGGACGAAATACGAGGGGGGTTGGAACAATAACCAAGAAAATGGCTTCGGCCGACTCTACTATGATAATGGAAGCTTAAATTACGAGGGGCAATGGCTGAACGGTCGTATGCAAGGATCAGGAAAATGGTATCGTCCGAACGGCAAGCTACAATACGAAGGTCTATTTCTAGATAATCTTCCTCATGGGGAAATTATTGAATATCGCGAAACCGGGAACCGACTGTACATGGGTACGATTGAGCGGGGCGTTTTGAACGGACACGGAACGATTTTCTATGATACAGGAGTCATTTGCTACGAAGGTATGTTTAGCAACGGCCTGATGAACGGAATCGGCAAGTCCTATGATCGTAGTGGAAAGCTAGTGTATGAGGGTCCTTATAGGAATGGAAAAATAAACAGCTCAGGGGCCAAAATAAAGCGGATTTTCTCGGTTTTGGTCATTCTCTTTGTCGTAATCGCATTAGGCTACAAATTCTATCCCGATATTCAGGGTGTACTCGGTCAAGGGGAATCCCATAAAGCGATACGCGCAGCTAAAAAGATCATGGAAAAAAATCTGGACAGCCCCTCATCGGCGAAGTGGGTATCCAGCGATATTGTCGATCAAAGCGACCCTTACTATATGATTCATCTCGTCGTTGAAGCGAAAAACAGCTACGGTGTAACTGTTAAGACGAGCGCACTTGTGTCCGTTACAATGGGATCGGGTAACGAGTTTACTTACAATCAACTCACTTCGATATCGGAGTCTAGCGATCCGCCGCAAGACTTTGAGATTCTAATAATGAAGCAATTTAACCAATGGCCGGGTTTTGTTAGCTTAAAGAACGACCGCAATGTGAAAGATGGGACAGCTTTTAAGGACTCAGAAGCGAATAAAGCCTCTGAAGAAAGTGACGTTGGCGTGCTCGTGCCCGATGTGAAAAAAGCTGCGGAAGAGAAGAGTAGTATTCCTCTTCAAGATTCGCTTGTACGCGGTGGCGGCGGATCTTTAGCTATGGTAGACTGGCAGCGATTTGACGACCCTGATGTCGTGCTTCCGCTCACTTTCGGTAACACCGAACTGGAGCTCGTTATCGGCATGGATCACCCGAATGGGATGAAGAAGCTTATCCGAAATCCTCAGGACGGTACAATACGTACTCTAGATAATGATTTTTCTGGAAGTGGCTTTGATGACTATGGAACGCTTATGGACGATTATCGTGTACAGGCGGGAACCTATGACTTTGACGGCGACGGTGTTGATGAGTTGTGGATCGCTAGCGGTAATTTAATATCTGAAGCTACCATTACGGTGTATGCCTATAAAGAAGCTAAAAATCTAAAAAATGACGTTCCGTTCGAAGAGAAGCTCGTTGCGAAGGGACAAATTGCATTTATTTTTGAAAATAACCAAGTACAGGTTCCGATTGGCTCTGCCGGCGTGGATCATGGCTATGTGTATAAGAATAATAAATTTACGGAAGTTGTTTACTAG
- a CDS encoding GNAT family N-acetyltransferase: MEYRYKDYVISDDRGRIHIPTVLDFLATSYWANRRPAEKIEKSIENSICYGVYDRDKMIAFARVITDGATMYYLCDIFVIEEYRGQGISKRLVEVITNAPEFEWMTGVLGTKDAHSLYEKYGFESDKERFMKRLPQARKL; encoded by the coding sequence ATGGAATATCGTTATAAGGATTATGTTATTAGTGATGATCGAGGACGAATTCACATACCAACAGTATTAGATTTCTTAGCTACAAGTTACTGGGCAAATAGAAGACCCGCTGAGAAAATCGAGAAATCTATTGAGAACTCTATTTGCTATGGCGTGTATGACAGAGATAAAATGATCGCATTTGCAAGGGTCATTACTGATGGAGCTACTATGTATTATTTATGTGACATTTTTGTCATAGAAGAATACCGCGGACAGGGTATCTCTAAGCGACTTGTAGAGGTCATAACAAATGCCCCAGAGTTCGAGTGGATGACAGGGGTATTAGGCACTAAAGATGCTCATAGCCTATATGAGAAGTATGGTTTTGAGAGTGATAAGGAAAGGTTTATGAAGCGACTACCACAGGCTCGAAAGCTCTAA
- a CDS encoding RNA polymerase sigma factor, whose protein sequence is MEQLIAQIQNGHAIQYAEVVKNYQQPIYRYCLRILGNRQDAEDAVQDIFIKAFESIMQYKHTVNFSSWLYKIAYRHCLNLLRKRKYQRLLLPRLFSPEVTTEGPEQAMDKRLFSPQLGFALTALSPDNRSLLILRIFEERTYEELGEIMGCKPEAAKKRVNRIKEKVKKKMEQWQEDMLWDEEKEPIQLKT, encoded by the coding sequence ATAGAACAATTAATTGCTCAGATACAGAACGGTCACGCCATTCAATATGCTGAGGTCGTTAAGAATTATCAGCAACCGATTTACCGATATTGCTTGCGGATATTAGGAAATCGACAGGATGCGGAAGATGCCGTCCAAGATATTTTTATTAAAGCTTTCGAGTCCATTATGCAATACAAGCACACCGTTAATTTCTCTTCATGGTTATACAAAATTGCATATCGTCATTGTCTAAACCTGCTACGTAAGCGAAAATATCAACGTCTTCTGCTGCCAAGATTGTTTAGTCCTGAAGTGACCACAGAAGGTCCAGAGCAGGCCATGGATAAGCGACTATTCAGTCCGCAATTAGGGTTTGCATTGACTGCGCTGTCTCCAGACAACCGTTCCTTACTCATACTTCGTATTTTTGAGGAACGGACCTACGAAGAGTTGGGTGAAATTATGGGGTGCAAACCTGAAGCCGCCAAGAAGAGAGTAAACAGGATTAAGGAAAAGGTTAAGAAAAAAATGGAGCAATGGCAGGAGGATATGTTATGGGACGAGGAGAAGGAACCGATTCAGTTAAAAACTTAA
- a CDS encoding NAD(P)H-dependent oxidoreductase has protein sequence MNVLIIFDHPYGAEASENIPHQRSYAAALLAATKRGLTSAGHQIDLIDLHADQFNPVMSAQELAAWRKKKTIDPLAMEYQSRLMAADHIIFIFPIWWEAMPAMTKGFIDKVFAKGIIYEEPKPGRPFVNKLTKLKGVSLLTVMATPNFFYRWIFGNPVTKILFRGTFRKMGFHKLRWYNYTAMANRSLEERSKFLKKTEQKFVSL, from the coding sequence ATGAATGTTCTTATCATTTTTGACCATCCATACGGCGCTGAAGCATCCGAAAATATTCCTCATCAAAGAAGCTACGCAGCAGCTCTACTTGCTGCCACCAAACGAGGACTCACCTCGGCTGGGCATCAAATAGATTTGATTGATTTACATGCGGACCAATTTAATCCGGTTATGTCCGCACAAGAGCTTGCCGCATGGCGCAAAAAGAAGACGATAGACCCGTTGGCTATGGAATACCAAAGCCGTCTTATGGCAGCGGATCATATCATCTTCATTTTCCCTATTTGGTGGGAAGCTATGCCAGCTATGACAAAAGGGTTTATTGATAAGGTATTCGCTAAAGGTATTATTTACGAAGAGCCTAAGCCTGGTCGTCCTTTTGTAAACAAGCTTACTAAACTTAAAGGCGTTTCTTTGCTTACGGTGATGGCTACACCAAACTTCTTCTATAGATGGATTTTTGGCAACCCTGTTACTAAGATTTTATTTCGTGGTACTTTTCGGAAGATGGGATTCCATAAGCTCCGCTGGTACAACTACACCGCAATGGCAAATCGAAGCTTAGAGGAAAGATCAAAATTTCTAAAGAAAACAGAACAAAAATTTGTTTCACTTTAA
- a CDS encoding TetR/AcrR family transcriptional regulator — protein MNSSPNSPNELVKECIFQALIILMETKSFHHISVSEITRKAGVSRMAYYRNYNSKESIISEYLDRLFGIYLEDVKDLTEMDTYLFAKQFFSYFKKEHVLIDSLIRSKISFLLLDRFDTYIQVIFNKVVQDEDLSKKQSRYMQYFFTGGLFKLLIEWVSSGMAESEEEMAQLILDFKRHP, from the coding sequence TTGAATAGTTCACCTAACTCACCAAATGAACTGGTCAAAGAATGTATTTTTCAAGCCCTTATTATTTTAATGGAGACCAAAAGCTTTCATCATATTTCCGTATCGGAAATCACCAGAAAAGCAGGCGTGTCTCGAATGGCTTATTATCGAAATTATAACTCCAAAGAAAGCATTATAAGTGAATATCTGGACCGGTTATTTGGAATTTATCTGGAGGATGTTAAGGATTTAACTGAGATGGATACGTATTTGTTTGCCAAACAGTTTTTTTCTTACTTTAAGAAGGAGCATGTCCTGATCGATAGTCTTATAAGATCTAAAATATCTTTTTTACTTCTTGATCGTTTTGATACTTATATTCAGGTCATATTTAATAAGGTCGTTCAGGATGAAGACCTTTCGAAAAAGCAATCTCGCTATATGCAGTATTTTTTCACTGGTGGATTGTTCAAGCTTCTTATTGAATGGGTGAGTAGCGGCATGGCCGAAAGCGAAGAAGAAATGGCACAGTTAATCTTAGATTTTAAACGTCATCCATAA
- a CDS encoding VOC family protein, with amino-acid sequence MKIEVEGVSEIVLEVKSMNRAVEFWTKTLGFPIVEQWGYEERQFTNNADNVWATWLYIGGNTRLGLWLPREFSEEDLVNKEMPVSRWNGFYDEGGIHVHFALHIKIESFESAISILKEEGVDIKIVKDSNERRLYFKDTEDNVVEFYTLDMKKDYLKRII; translated from the coding sequence ATGAAAATCGAAGTGGAAGGTGTCTCCGAAATTGTACTCGAAGTAAAATCAATGAATCGTGCTGTTGAGTTTTGGACAAAAACATTAGGTTTTCCGATTGTCGAGCAGTGGGGATACGAAGAAAGGCAATTTACCAATAATGCTGACAATGTATGGGCCACTTGGCTCTACATTGGAGGGAACACAAGATTAGGGCTGTGGCTGCCTAGAGAATTTTCGGAAGAAGATTTAGTAAATAAAGAAATGCCTGTTTCACGGTGGAACGGTTTTTACGATGAAGGCGGGATTCATGTCCACTTTGCTTTACATATAAAAATAGAGAGCTTTGAGAGTGCGATATCCATACTTAAAGAGGAGGGAGTAGACATAAAAATAGTTAAGGATAGTAATGAAAGAAGACTCTACTTTAAAGATACTGAGGATAACGTAGTGGAGTTTTATACTTTGGATATGAAAAAGGATTATCTAAAGAGAATTATCTAA
- a CDS encoding VOC family protein — protein sequence MTVVTTNFAVVKLPIKDLEASARWYQDVMGIPFTFDFKPGDNEAWLDVGGIGLGLIRCPNVPMLEPDVLLAKWRIQLRASRSGRASI from the coding sequence ATGACGGTTGTCACAACTAATTTTGCAGTAGTTAAATTACCGATTAAGGATCTGGAGGCTTCAGCTCGATGGTATCAGGATGTTATGGGAATCCCTTTTACCTTTGATTTTAAACCTGGGGATAACGAGGCCTGGTTAGACGTCGGAGGGATAGGATTAGGGCTAATCCGATGTCCTAACGTTCCAATGCTAGAGCCAGATGTACTACTTGCCAAGTGGAGGATACAGCTTCGAGCTTCGAGATCCGGACGGGCATCTATCTAG
- a CDS encoding DUF975 family protein has protein sequence MPTSAEIRARARASLSGKWTPAVLHFLLYYVVIFAIGLFSLIPFIGWIASLLLTGALTYGVMAFYLALSRGEIASTETLFSGFSRFVETFVLSLLVGIFTLLWSLLLIIPGIIAALSYSQAYFILKDNPGIGGLEAIRRSKALMVGHKGRLFVLYLTFIGWFLLAGITFGIGYLWLAPYIYTSLGHFYNDLINRSASVSPPPSPYGNDPYAGIIV, from the coding sequence GTGCCAACTAGCGCAGAGATTCGAGCAAGAGCTAGAGCAAGCTTGTCAGGTAAATGGACACCTGCGGTACTTCATTTCTTATTGTATTATGTGGTTATTTTCGCAATCGGATTATTTAGCTTAATTCCATTCATTGGCTGGATTGCGAGTTTGTTGTTGACAGGGGCTTTGACATACGGAGTTATGGCTTTCTATTTGGCGCTTTCTCGTGGCGAAATTGCATCTACAGAAACGTTATTTAGTGGATTTTCAAGATTCGTTGAAACCTTTGTACTCTCCTTACTGGTTGGTATCTTTACGCTTTTATGGTCGTTACTGCTTATTATTCCGGGTATTATCGCTGCCCTCAGTTATTCTCAAGCTTATTTCATATTAAAAGATAATCCAGGAATCGGGGGACTTGAAGCGATTCGTCGTAGCAAGGCGCTGATGGTTGGACACAAGGGCAGGCTGTTTGTACTGTATCTTACGTTCATCGGGTGGTTTTTACTGGCAGGTATTACATTTGGAATCGGTTATTTATGGCTTGCTCCTTATATTTATACCTCATTGGGGCACTTTTATAATGATCTCATCAATCGTTCAGCTTCCGTATCGCCTCCGCCTAGTCCTTATGGTAACGATCCTTATGCGGGCATTATTGTTTAA
- a CDS encoding carbohydrate-binding protein, translating into MTTNYKGQPYKDSKYSGGPQSIPGTLMCAYYDFGGEGIAYHDTIEQNQGSGMLNPLDGTYLNEFRKDESVDISYTKPNGIDDSSFNLVQPELGIPYVGWTEPGEWLKYTVEVAQDGIYTVNLLYTSNKGGAISLSVNDQDVTGPLPILSTYRDDDEIEWRQWHHWNIAKGLVDLQLKQGTQVLTIHTVEQGQMNYAYLEFVLKE; encoded by the coding sequence TTGACGACAAATTATAAGGGACAGCCCTACAAGGATTCGAAATATTCGGGAGGTCCGCAGAGTATTCCTGGCACACTAATGTGCGCCTATTACGATTTCGGGGGAGAAGGCATCGCTTATCACGATACAATTGAGCAAAATCAGGGTAGCGGCATGCTCAATCCCCTTGATGGTACTTACTTAAACGAGTTCCGGAAAGATGAAAGCGTAGATATCTCTTATACGAAGCCGAATGGTATAGATGACAGCTCCTTTAACCTCGTCCAGCCTGAGCTAGGAATCCCATATGTCGGTTGGACAGAGCCCGGAGAATGGTTGAAATATACAGTCGAGGTTGCGCAGGACGGCATATATACTGTTAATCTTCTGTACACTTCGAATAAAGGCGGTGCGATCTCACTGTCTGTTAACGACCAAGACGTTACTGGCCCGCTTCCCATACTATCTACTTACCGCGATGATGACGAGATAGAGTGGCGCCAATGGCACCATTGGAACATCGCGAAGGGACTGGTCGACCTGCAACTCAAGCAAGGAACCCAGGTTCTCACTATTCACACCGTAGAGCAAGGACAGATGAATTACGCCTATCTCGAATTTGTTCTTAAAGAGTAG